A single Longimicrobiaceae bacterium DNA region contains:
- a CDS encoding cytochrome d ubiquinol oxidase subunit II translates to MSAETAVAGVALAALIAYAVLAGADFGAGVWDAFARGPRRDAQRDAIAHAMGPVWEANHVWLIFVVVLLFAGFPAAYAALGVGLFVPFHLVLLGIILRGAAFVFRAYSPQSARGAGVGRTGRRWGAVFGAASVITPVLLGMCLGAVSAGGFRVSCEDVLISGTPPWLAPLSLSMGAFALAVCAYLAAVYLANETAGELREDFRRRALWAGTATVGLSILVLPLLHARAPHLWQGLLSPGAAPVVASGIIAALLSGWALLRRRLRLARAATVAQTVCLLGGWG, encoded by the coding sequence GTGTCGGCTGAGACGGCGGTGGCGGGCGTCGCGCTGGCGGCGCTGATCGCGTATGCGGTGCTGGCGGGCGCTGACTTCGGCGCGGGCGTGTGGGACGCGTTCGCGCGCGGGCCGCGCCGGGACGCGCAGCGTGACGCCATCGCCCACGCGATGGGGCCGGTGTGGGAGGCGAACCATGTCTGGCTCATCTTCGTGGTGGTGCTGCTCTTCGCGGGCTTCCCGGCGGCGTACGCCGCGCTGGGCGTGGGCCTCTTCGTCCCGTTCCACCTGGTGCTGCTGGGCATCATCCTGCGCGGCGCCGCGTTCGTCTTCCGCGCCTACTCGCCGCAGAGCGCGCGGGGTGCGGGCGTGGGGCGGACGGGGCGGAGATGGGGTGCGGTGTTCGGCGCGGCGAGCGTGATCACGCCGGTGCTGCTGGGGATGTGCCTGGGCGCCGTCTCCGCCGGCGGCTTCCGCGTGTCGTGCGAGGATGTGCTCATCTCCGGAACGCCACCGTGGCTGGCCCCGCTGTCGCTTTCGATGGGCGCCTTCGCGCTCGCCGTGTGCGCGTACCTGGCCGCCGTGTACCTGGCGAACGAGACGGCGGGCGAGCTGCGCGAGGACTTCCGCCGCCGCGCGCTGTGGGCGGGCACGGCCACGGTGGGACTTTCGATCCTCGTCCTTCCGCTTCTCCACGCCCGCGCCCCGCACCTGTGGCAAGGCCTGCTGAGCCCCGGCGCCGCGCCCGTAGTCGCATCGGGCATCATCGCGGCGCTCCTCTCCGGCTGGGCGCTGCTTCGCCGCCGCTTGCGCCTCGCCCGCGCCGCCACGGTCGCGCAGACGGTCTGCCTGCTCGGCGGCTGGGGAAT